The Amorphus orientalis DNA window GCGAATGACACATGTTGTCTTCCCCGGTCGGAAAGCTTTTCTCCCACAGAACGTCACCGTTCCGGCGGATCCGGACCGTGCCCTCGATATGGCGCGGCAGGTCGCCGACGCGCAATTCCGGACCGTAGGAGCAATGGCGCAGCTTCGCGTGCGGCAGGTACAGATAGTTTTTCTTTTCCATAACGTGGTCAGTCGCCTCGTTACCGATCGCAAACCCCAGCCGATACGGCTTGCCATCGGGACCGACGACATAAAGGCCGACAACCTCCGGCTCCTCTCCCTCGTCTTCGGCGAACGCCGGAACAGGATAGGATGCTCCGGGGCGCACGACGATGGACCCATCGCCCTTGTAGAACCACTCCGGCTGAACGCCCGGCTCACCGCCCTCGGGGCGACCGCCCTCCATGCCCCACTTGAACATGCGCATGGAGTCCGTCAGCGACTGCTCGCCTCCCTCCTGCACCTTCTGATTCATCTGGTCGCGCGCCGCCGCGCTGCCCATGTGCGTAAGCCCCGTGCCCGCGATCAGGCAGTGGGCGGGGTCTTCGTG harbors:
- the araD1 gene encoding AraD1 family protein translates to MRLIQFETDDRSRAVGIVDGDTIRRVSSVATMRELALKAIANGRTLAAEVEAAGTEETYDYGTLLEEMRVLVPLDHEDPAHCLIAGTGLTHMGSAAARDQMNQKVQEGGEQSLTDSMRMFKWGMEGGRPEGGEPGVQPEWFYKGDGSIVVRPGASYPVPAFAEDEGEEPEVVGLYVVGPDGKPYRLGFAIGNEATDHVMEKKNYLYLPHAKLRHCSYGPELRVGDLPRHIEGTVRIRRNGDVLWEKSFPTGEDNMCHSLANLEFHHFKYEQHLRPGDVHVQFMGTSVASFADGIKTEDGDVFEISIPDFGRPLVNGTVRTPVPYAMSSMAVL